From Pelmatolapia mariae isolate MD_Pm_ZW linkage group LG22, Pm_UMD_F_2, whole genome shotgun sequence, a single genomic window includes:
- the LOC135932625 gene encoding major histocompatibility complex class I-related gene protein-like, whose protein sequence is MCSPNHTECITFHIIFVCFIDLYTNNINIVHPTERHSLKYFITASSGNPNISEFMGVGMVDGIEAGYCDLRNRILEIKQDWAKKIVDKDPRQLQYYTHVCFENLPPFFTDTISTVKQDFNQTGGVHFLQRIDGCEWDETTGKVTGLTRYGYDGEDFIELDLKTLTWIALKPEAVNTKIRWERAGLRNTQNFLTVVCPTWLKTVWNTERSSLQRKVLPSVSLLQKTPSSPISCHATSFYPGRAKMFWRKDGEEIHEDVYLGEILPNNDETFQMSADLSVLSVTPEDWGRYDCVFQLSGGENIITNLNESIIRTNWKAPVSVTELSV, encoded by the exons ATGTGTTCACCAAATCATACTGAATGCATCACATTTCACATTAtatttgtatgttttattgACTTATATACTAACAATATAAACATTGTTCACCCCACAGAGAGACACTCACTGAAGTATTTCATCACTGCATCTTCTGGAAACCCAAACATCTCAGAGTTTATGGGTGTTGGGATGGTTGATGGCATCGAGGCGGGTTACTGTGACCTCAGAAACAGGATATTGGAAATAAAACAGGACTGGGCGAAGAAAATAGTGGACAAAGACCCTCGGCAGTTACAGTATTACACTCATGTGTGCTTTGAGAATCTGCCACCCTTCTTCACAGATACAATATCCACTGTGAAGCAGGATTTCAACCAAACTGGAG GTGTCCACTTTTTACAGAGGATAGATGGCTGTGAATGGGATGAAACCACTGGCAAGGTGACCGGATTGACACGTTATGGGTATGATGGAGAGGACTTTATTGAGCTTGATCTAAAGACACTGACATGGATCGCACTGAAACCAGAGGCTGTCAATACCAAAATAAGATGGGAGAGAGCAGGACTGAGAAACACTCAAAACTTTCTCACTGTGGTTTGTCCAACTTGGCTGAAGACAGTTTGGAACACTGAAAGAAGTTCCCTGCAGAGAAAAG TTCTTCCTTCAGTGTCTCTACTCCAGAAGACTCCCTCCTCTCCAATCAGCTGCCACGCTACAAGTTTCTATCCTGGCAGAGCCAAGATGTTCTGGAGGAAAGATGGGGAGGAGATTCATGAAGATGTTTATCTTGGAGAAATCCTCCCCAACAATGATGAGACCTTCCAGATGAGTGCTGACCTGAGTGTATTATCAGTCACACCTGAAGACTGGGGAAGGTACGACTGTGTGTTTCAGCTCTCTGGTGGTGAGAACATCATCACAAATCTGAATGAAAGCATTATCAGGACCAACTGGAAAG CTCCTGTCAGTGTCACTGAACTCTCTGTGTGA